TCTGACGGAATAGGCAGAAAACTGCACAGGCTGATCGAGACGATCGACATTGCCAATCTGCTGACCGAACCGCTCACGGATTCGATCACAAAGATACTGACAATATCGGCCGCGGATCTTGATTCTGACGAAGCTTCGGTTTTGATAAGAGACGGCGACCAGGGGGACCTGCGATTTCTGGCGGCGATAGGCCAGGTCGCTGAACAGCTTCTCAACATCAAAATACCGGCCGGGAAGGGCATCGCTGGATTTGTCCTGTCCTCGGGACAGCCGATGGTCGTCGCAGATGTAGGTGAGGAGGAATCGTTTTACGTCGAAGTCGATCGTTCGACCGGTTATTCGACGCAAATGATCCTCGCGACGCCGCTTCGGTACAAGGACGAGGTCATCGGCGTGCTTGAGTACATCAATCGCCGTGGCGATCCGCCGTACCGGCCTTTTACGCCGGACGAGATGGATAAAGCGGCTCTGTGTGCCGAGGCGATCGCGTCGCTCGTCAACGCGTACCAGTCGGCAAAGCTGTTTCGAGATTTTGGAGAAAAGCTGCTTGCCGACGATGCATCGTTCGAAGTAAACGAAGTGCGGGAATGGCTTATGGGTATTCGCGACTCGGCCGAACATCGTGAAATGATGGACCTTGCCGTCTTACTCCGAGAACTCGCCAGCCGCGGAGAGGCAGAACGAACCCTCTGCCGCGAAATGCTAGAGTCGTTCTTGCGTTATTCTGACGGCAAATCCGAAACAAGCTTTCTTGGTTTTTGAGCAAGACCCTTTGTTCAAACCGGACTGATCGCGTGTAAAAAATCGCCGGGCTCCCAATAGTGTGACCGACGAAAATATGACAACTGTAACGGGTTTCGAATCAAGCTCACTTTCATCTCAGTCGACCTATTTTCAGCTAGACGATAGCTGGAGGTCGGCGACCGGCAAAGGTGTGAGCATTGCTATCGTCGATAGCGGCATCGATGCCACGCATCCTGAGATCGCAGGTCGTGTCATTGAGTCGGTCGAGGCGCGCGTTGATAACAAACGAATAATGTTTGACCCGTCGGATGCCGGTGATTCGGCAGGGCACGGAACAGCGTGCGCCGGGATCATCACACGTATCGCTCCTGAGGCCGAGCTATACAGCATCAAGGTTTTGGGTGCGGGAGGTCTCGGTGATGGTCACTCATTTCTTGCGGGTCTGGAATATGCCGTCAAGAACAAGTATCGGGTGATAAACCTTAGCCTTGGCACGACCAAGCCGCAGTTTTTTGCGCCGTTGCACGATCTGCTGGATAGGGCATATCTTGCGGGCTGCGTGGTCGTGGCGGCCGCCAACAATCTGCCACAACCCAGCTTCCCGTCGGTCTTTTCGTCGTCTCTGATCTCTGTTATCAAAAGCGACGAAACGGACCCGCTCAGGTTCGGCTTCAGATATGGCGAGGTGATCGAACTTACGGCTCCCGGCGTGAACGTTCGCACACCCTGGCCGGGCGGCGGGCACCGAAGTCTTACGGGTAACAGCTTCGCATGTCCCCACATTGCGGCGATCATCGCACTGCTTTTGGAAAAGCATCCCGGACTTACGCCATTTCAGGTCAAGGCCGCACTATATGCCATCGCCCAGGAAAACCAGGCTCGGGACGATAATTCCCCAGAATGATCTCGCATCGACCCCACTTTAGAGTTGCATCGAAGATCGTATTTGCTCTCTGTTCGCAGTTCGGGCAGGTAAATGATTTCGAGTGAACGTGATCGTTTCGATCCAGATGTCGTCCCACCACCTGAGCAAGATGTTGGGCGGTTGTCGTTTACACAAGGAAAGTTTAGTAGAATAGTGATATGTCGTTGAAATTCGAACTTCCGCCGCTTGAGATCGAGGAATACACGCTGGCAAACGGCCTGCGTGTTGTTTTGAACCGTGATACCGCCGTGCCCGTCGTTGCCGTCGCTGTATATTACGATGTCGGTTCCCGGAATGAACGCGAAGGCCGCACGGGTTTTGCGCACTTGTTCGAGCACATGATGTTTCAGGGCTCTGAAAACGTCCCGAAGGCCGGGCATTTTCAATACGTGATGAAGGCCGGCGGCACGATGAACGGTACGACGTCGAGCGAAAGGACGAATTACTATGAGACGATGCCGGCCGATCAGTTGCCGCTCGCTCTCTGGCTCGAGTCCGATCGAATGCGTTCGCTTGCCGTAACGCAAGAGAATCTCGACAACCAGCGTGAGGCCGTAAAAGAAGAAAAACGCCTTCGGTACGACAATCAGCCCTACGGACAGATCTTCGATATGCTCAATTCGATGATCTATAAGAACTTTGCGAACTCGCATTCGACGATCGGGTCAATGGAGGATCTTGATGATGCAACGGTCGACGATGTGCAGGAGTTTTTCAGAGTTTATTATGCTCCGAACAATGCGGTCCTGACTTTGTCGGGCTCATTCGACCCGGCAACGACAAAAGATCTGATCGAGACTTATTTTGGCGACATCCCTGCACAGACCAAACCACCTTCGATCGATGTTTCGGAGCCGGTCGAGGTAAGCGAAAATTACCGTGAGTGGCATGACCCGCTCGCTCCTTTACCAGCATTTTTATTGGGCTGGAAAATACCCCCGCGCCGATCGCCTGAGTACTACGCACTCTACCTTGCCGGCAAGTTGCTGTACGACGGCGATAGCTCGCGTTTGTATCAGAAGTTGGTAAAGGGTGAGGAATCAGTCGTTCAATTATTCGGATTTACCGACGAGCGACGCGGTCCGTCAAGTATTTTTATCGGTGCGATACCGAAACCCGAGCAGGACCTGAGCCAGATCAGAGCGACGATAATGACCGAGATCGAAGACATCGCTGCGCATGGGCCAACCGCCGAAGAGATGCAGAAACTGCACAATCAATTGATCAACGATGCCGTGCGAATGCGACAATCCTCAATGACCCGTGCTCAGCAGATCGCTGAATTCGCGCTTTATGACGGCGACCCGCATTTCGTCAATTCAGAGCTCGACGAATTGCTTGCGATAAGGCCGGATCAGATACGAAAGGCCGTTTCTGATTTTCTTGACACAGAGAACCGGGCATTGCTCGACGTAGTACCACCGGGCAAGGGCTAGTGCCGCGTCTCGTTCATTACGATCATATCAGGCCGGCCGCCGTCGGGTCCGGAATTCAAAATTTATGACATTGAATCGCAAAGCAGCTCCGGAGCCACTGGATCCGGTACCGTTCAACATCCCAAACGCTTTTGTCACGACGCTCGCAAACGGGTTGCGCGTCGTTATTTTTGAGAATGGACGCTTACCGGTCGTCTCATTTCGACTTGCGTTCATGTCGGGTGACGCACACGATCCACGCGATCTTACCGGAGCTACTTCGGCGATGGCGTCGATGCTCACCGAGGGAACCGAAAACTACTCAAGCCGCGAACTGGCAGAAAAGATCGAGCGTTTGGGCGCGGGGCTTTCGGCGTCTTCCTCAGACGATTTTACAATCGTTGCGGGCTCGTCGCTTTCGATGTATTCCTCTGAGATCATGCAGCTGATCTCTGAGGCCGTGTTCGCGTCGACATTTCCTGAGGAAGAACTCGATCTATATCGCCGCAACACGCTCGAGAATCTTAAATATCAGCGTTCGCAGCCAAACTTTCTTGCCGCCGAACAATCGGCTCGTCTTCTTTATGGCAGCCATCCCTACGGTACTGTCTCACCGAAGCCGGCGGACATCATGCGGTTGACCCGCGAAGCGTTGATCGCAGCGAAACGATCGAGTTTTCTGCCGAACAACGCCGTCCTGATCGTGGTTGGGGACATTCAGAAAGACCTTTTGCTTTCCGAGATCGAAGACCAACTCGGAGATTGGGAACCTGGCGAAAGAGACACGCATCAGTTTCCGATCCCGAAGGCGTCCAAGGAACGCACGGTGACCATAGTTGATCGTCCCGGTTCGGCGCAGGCAAATATTGTCATCGCCAATCTGGCTTTCGATCGCGGGCATAAGGACTATTTCCCGGCGATCGTGATGAATCAGATCCTTGGTGCAGGGGCATCATCGCGGGTATTCATGAACCTCCGCGAGGAAAAAGGCTACACATACGGTGCGTATACGAAATTTGATCCAAGAAAACTCGCCGGCGATTTTGAGGCCACGGCTGAGGTGCGGACCTCGGTAACGGGCGATGCACTCCGTGAATTTTTCTATGAGCTGGAACGGATCCGAAATGAAAGAGTGCTCGATGAGGAGTTGGATGATGCTAAGAATTTTCTGACAGGTGTTTTTCCGATACGGGCCGAAACACAGGAAGGCTTGACCAATCTGCTTGTCAACCAGGAGTTGTACTCGCTGCCGCATGACTATCTGCAAACTTATCGCTCGAATATCGACGCCGTGACGGTCGAAGACGTACAACGAGTGGCGAACATGTTCATTCATCCTGATGAAGCGTCGATCATAATTGTAGGCGACGCATCAGAAATATTACCGCAGGTCAGCGAATACCCCTCTTTGATCGATATCTACGATACTGAGGGAATGAAGCAGGATGGATCAAAATATTCGTTTACCGAAAACGAAGACCTCGCTGATGTTGCCGGGAAGTGGACCCTGATGATCGATTTCCAGGGACAGCAACTGCCGGTTTCGCTCGCTCTCGAACAAAACGGAGCGAGTGCAACCGGGATACTCGAGACCATGCTTGGCAACGGAAATATTACCGAAGGAAAGGTGACAGGAAGCAGGCTAGCCGCGACGGCCGTTGCTGAAATGCAAGGCCGATCCATCGAGTTCACGATCGCGGGCAAGATCGAGGGAAACGCGATGAGCGGCACTCTTACTGCTCCGATAGTCCCGGAACCGCTTACGTTCACTGGTACCAGATAGCGCTGACCGAACGGCAGAACGCGAAGTACACTACACCGTTCGATTCGGTCGTTCGTAAACTTCGCGTTTTGCCATTTACACGCTGGTCTATTCGGGCTGGACGAATTGAATGATCGCGAAGTCGGCGCCTGATGGATCGGCGACCATTGCCATTCGCCCGACGCCCGGTGCGTCAAATGGCGGTACACGAATGCTGCCGCCGTTTGCGGTGATCTTTGCTGCCGTCTCGTCTGCATCGGCAACCGCGATGTAATTTGCCCAGTGCGAGGGCGCGTCGCCCCACTCATCGGTCATTGGCATCATACCGCCGGTGGCGGTGCCATCCCTGATGATCTCTTTGTAATCCATTGGGGTAACTTTCGATTGTTGCAGCGACCATCCAAACAGCTTTGAATAAAACGCTGATGCTGCATCGATGTTTCGTGTTCTCAGTTCGCGCCAGCACACATCACCGGCTTTAGGTATTTCAAAATCTGCCATGATAACCTCCATTAACCCTGCATCTTGAATGTTGCAAATATCGCTCCGGTTGGGTCGGCAATTACCGCCATTCGACCTGTATTCGGAATGTCCATCGGTTCTCTAAGAACCTTGCCTCCAAGTTCGACCGCCAGTTTTGCATTTTCGTCAACGTCGTTAACGGCGATATACGTCATAAGATGCGGCGGCGGCAATGGCTCGCCTTCCGGACACATCTCGGGAGTTATTTCATAAAGCCCGCCTGCAGGATAACCGCTGCCGGTTGAAAATTCGTGATACGCAAATATACCGGCAGCATCACTATCTTTGAAGGTCCAGCCAAAGACGTTCGCGTAGAATTCCTTACATTTTGCGGCATCATTGCTGGCTATCTCGGTCCAACAGAACTCGCCGTGGCCCGGCCCGGCATAACCGGCCATCTCACTTGCTTCTTGTGTCATGCGTTTACTCCTATTGAGTGATTTATCGAAAGCCCGCCCTGGTTGGTTCGAATACAAACTCTTACGCAATTGCCTTCATTAGGGTTCATACCGGTTGAATTACGGATCGCTCGCCTGAAATGTCCGATATCTCAAACAGATAGCGCTCGACCGCCTGACCTTGTTCAGCCTGAACTGGTTTCGAACTGGACACTCGCGGGAACTGCGTGCGATGCGACGAATTGCCACCCATTCACATTTTTGACGAGGGCAGCTAGATAAAACACCGAACTTCCGCGATCCGTGGTTCCTAATCGTCCACGCGTTCGGAGCCGAAATGTGTAGATCGCGGAACTCCCAAGTACCTTAAAGTGTTCGAGATCGATCGATTGACGTTGAGATGGCTCAGCGGCTGAGCGAAATACCTGGATCAGCGACATCCCGCTGTTTGAGCGTTCTCCGTTCGTATCGGTCGAAACATACGACCACGAAAAATATGCCTTCAATGCATCATCGAGCCGAGCTTGCTCGACGGCTGACACCTTAGCGAGCATCGCAGTCAGATCTTCCGGCACCGTCTCCGTCTTTGCAGGATCCGCAAGCGGGGGATCAGTGACATCGCCGATAGCGGCAACGGCAGGATGAGGCGGATGCCAAGGAACCGGCGAGCATTGAAAAGTGTTTGCAGATCCGGCGATCAAACGCCAGGTCGAACCGTGTCGCTGCCAGACCTCGGTTGCCTGATATTTTGTGAGACATGTCGACCCACGAAATTGCCAATCATTGTTCTTTAGTACCGTCGCGACCGCGATGTCGCCAAATATCCTGATATCCGGCTCTTCATTTGTGAATGCAATTGTCTCGAAGTCAAGCTTTTTCCGAGCTTTCAGCAACGCACTATCCGCACGCATCATTGCCACCAATTGCTGTTTGGAGTTGTAGATCGGCCGGCCGCGAACGCTAACGAAATCATCGGCGTAGATCTTTTCGAATGGCGCGGCGTTGCGGACAACGAACGCATCAGAGATCTCGTTCATCAGCCTTCGGATCTCGGCCTGATCACGTACGTCGGCGCTTGGTCCCATACCTGTGGTCTGGGTAAAGCAAATACCACAAAGTGGGATGATCACCAATATGAACGATCGTAAAAAGACCATCGCGAATCGACCGTAAAAGTTCAATTGAGGTCGGTCTGATTTTTCCTGACGAAATCGGTTTCTACCGCAAGTTCCTCGTCGCCGTCCGGCGATACGTTGTACATCACATATCTAAACCCGTCCCCTTTCGGTATTACGTCTGTCCGCCAACCCCAGTCCGGATGATCCGGAACGGGATAGCTGCCAAACAGAACGAGCGCGCCGACATCGGTGACCTCGCCTTTACACGCCATTAGAACGTTCGCCGAATGCCAAGAATCGGTCCAAAATGCGGTCGCCGACCCGTCCTTCTGAATACCGAACAATAATAGCCCTTCTTGCGGCTTTCCCTCGTAAGACCAGGTATAAGCGATCTCGACGAATTGACCACCGACCCGTGACCGGACAACTGCCGTTGAAGGAGATTCGAAGATCGGGTCCGGCATCCATGAAAGGTTCAGCCGATTCGTTCCGGACCAATCACCGACAAGCGTTGCAAAGGGTTCTGATATCGACATAGTTCGAAGTAAACGGTATCGCCAGATCTGACGAGGGTAATATTCAATACAACGATCGGGCAATATGACGGCGATCGTCCGACTGAGATCTTAATTATGTATCCGAATTCAGAAGCGTAACATTAACCGCCGTAGCTGTAAATGAATTTGGGCAATCGAGAGAAAAGGTGGGAGTTTTGAGTTGTGATTGGGGATCGTCCGGCTCTTGTTTTTTAGCAGGAAAAGCCGGTCACAACTCAAAACTTTCGCAGAAGGCCGCTGCCGATCAGCCGACATTTCGCATCGGTAGAGCAGCGGTTCCTTCAGTCTTTAGGCGATCGATCAGTTTCGAGGCAGCCCGTCGCGAGAGTTCGGCGACCGAACATCGAAACTGTTTCATGCATTCCGTCTCGGCATCAAGGCCGCTCTCGCGTGCGATCGCCCGGATCATCCCAAGTTGCTTAGCAGTGATCAACTCCCCGAGACTGGACGCAACGGGATTCGCAGGCGGCGCAGTACTTTCAGAAATCGCTTGCGTTTCAACACGATCGAAGGCCTCTAACTCACGTTTGTACAGTTCGCGGGCAATCCCGAATTTTACGGCCGCCCGTTTCAGCGCGTCGTGCTCTGCCTTTTTTATCCCCATTTCGGTTCGAGCCGAGCCCGTCCCGATGCCTTCGCGGGTGACACCATCGATCGTGATCGCAACCGTTACCGTGATCAGATCGCCGATCGGCCGAATATCCTTAACGGTATGAGCCCAGTTCGGCGCGGTCTCATCGAGAATGTCGGCAACGGAGTGCCATTCGATGTATTCGACCATCTTTACTTGGCCATTGCGGTCTCGCCAACCCTCACGATGTCTCAATAGCGAGGGATCGATGTTCCGCCTTAGTTCACGGAGTGTTCCGGAAAAATCCAGTACGTTGGCATTCGCAAGACTGTCGTTGAGACGAACTGCCTTTTCATTTGATCGGGTCTCGATTGCGTCGATGTTGTTCATTACTTTTCTCCTATTGTGTATGTTGCGAGGCCTTGGTCGCTGCCGGCTTCTCGCCTGTACGCCGCTCGATCTGCGACTCAGATATTTTACCCGCCGATGTGTCAGCGATGAAACATCGTATCATACCAATTTATTTGTTGCAACCATGAAACGAGGTGTTGCATTTAAAATTTCACTATGTTATGTTTTATCCGTGAAATACAAAGTGCACCTGTGACACTTATATTCCGTGGAGGAAAAAGCTCATTATGGGATTCAAGAACGACAATTTCATCAACACCGTGGAGTTAGGCAGGGCGATCAAGCGTCGCCGCGAGGAACTTGGACTAAGTCTGAGAGATGTCGCGGACGTGACGAATGTCTCGGCCTCGACGCTGTCCAGGATCGAGAACGGGACCGGTAAACCCGACGCTGA
The DNA window shown above is from Chloracidobacterium sp. and carries:
- a CDS encoding insulinase family protein; its protein translation is MTLNRKAAPEPLDPVPFNIPNAFVTTLANGLRVVIFENGRLPVVSFRLAFMSGDAHDPRDLTGATSAMASMLTEGTENYSSRELAEKIERLGAGLSASSSDDFTIVAGSSLSMYSSEIMQLISEAVFASTFPEEELDLYRRNTLENLKYQRSQPNFLAAEQSARLLYGSHPYGTVSPKPADIMRLTREALIAAKRSSFLPNNAVLIVVGDIQKDLLLSEIEDQLGDWEPGERDTHQFPIPKASKERTVTIVDRPGSAQANIVIANLAFDRGHKDYFPAIVMNQILGAGASSRVFMNLREEKGYTYGAYTKFDPRKLAGDFEATAEVRTSVTGDALREFFYELERIRNERVLDEELDDAKNFLTGVFPIRAETQEGLTNLLVNQELYSLPHDYLQTYRSNIDAVTVEDVQRVANMFIHPDEASIIIVGDASEILPQVSEYPSLIDIYDTEGMKQDGSKYSFTENEDLADVAGKWTLMIDFQGQQLPVSLALEQNGASATGILETMLGNGNITEGKVTGSRLAATAVAEMQGRSIEFTIAGKIEGNAMSGTLTAPIVPEPLTFTGTR
- a CDS encoding VOC family protein; its protein translation is MADFEIPKAGDVCWRELRTRNIDAASAFYSKLFGWSLQQSKVTPMDYKEIIRDGTATGGMMPMTDEWGDAPSHWANYIAVADADETAAKITANGGSIRVPPFDAPGVGRMAMVADPSGADFAIIQFVQPE
- a CDS encoding DUF1579 family protein, translating into MSISEPFATLVGDWSGTNRLNLSWMPDPIFESPSTAVVRSRVGGQFVEIAYTWSYEGKPQEGLLLFGIQKDGSATAFWTDSWHSANVLMACKGEVTDVGALVLFGSYPVPDHPDWGWRTDVIPKGDGFRYVMYNVSPDGDEELAVETDFVRKNQTDLN
- a CDS encoding insulinase family protein, whose amino-acid sequence is MSLKFELPPLEIEEYTLANGLRVVLNRDTAVPVVAVAVYYDVGSRNEREGRTGFAHLFEHMMFQGSENVPKAGHFQYVMKAGGTMNGTTSSERTNYYETMPADQLPLALWLESDRMRSLAVTQENLDNQREAVKEEKRLRYDNQPYGQIFDMLNSMIYKNFANSHSTIGSMEDLDDATVDDVQEFFRVYYAPNNAVLTLSGSFDPATTKDLIETYFGDIPAQTKPPSIDVSEPVEVSENYREWHDPLAPLPAFLLGWKIPPRRSPEYYALYLAGKLLYDGDSSRLYQKLVKGEESVVQLFGFTDERRGPSSIFIGAIPKPEQDLSQIRATIMTEIEDIAAHGPTAEEMQKLHNQLINDAVRMRQSSMTRAQQIAEFALYDGDPHFVNSELDELLAIRPDQIRKAVSDFLDTENRALLDVVPPGKG
- a CDS encoding S8 family serine peptidase; the protein is MTTVTGFESSSLSSQSTYFQLDDSWRSATGKGVSIAIVDSGIDATHPEIAGRVIESVEARVDNKRIMFDPSDAGDSAGHGTACAGIITRIAPEAELYSIKVLGAGGLGDGHSFLAGLEYAVKNKYRVINLSLGTTKPQFFAPLHDLLDRAYLAGCVVVAAANNLPQPSFPSVFSSSLISVIKSDETDPLRFGFRYGEVIELTAPGVNVRTPWPGGGHRSLTGNSFACPHIAAIIALLLEKHPGLTPFQVKAALYAIAQENQARDDNSPE
- a CDS encoding nuclear transport factor 2 family protein — encoded protein: MVFLRSFILVIIPLCGICFTQTTGMGPSADVRDQAEIRRLMNEISDAFVVRNAAPFEKIYADDFVSVRGRPIYNSKQQLVAMMRADSALLKARKKLDFETIAFTNEEPDIRIFGDIAVATVLKNNDWQFRGSTCLTKYQATEVWQRHGSTWRLIAGSANTFQCSPVPWHPPHPAVAAIGDVTDPPLADPAKTETVPEDLTAMLAKVSAVEQARLDDALKAYFSWSYVSTDTNGERSNSGMSLIQVFRSAAEPSQRQSIDLEHFKVLGSSAIYTFRLRTRGRLGTTDRGSSVFYLAALVKNVNGWQFVASHAVPASVQFETSSG
- a CDS encoding GAF domain-containing protein; the protein is MLTIRFWGKNEFMVDNESDGIGRKLHRLIETIDIANLLTEPLTDSITKILTISAADLDSDEASVLIRDGDQGDLRFLAAIGQVAEQLLNIKIPAGKGIAGFVLSSGQPMVVADVGEEESFYVEVDRSTGYSTQMILATPLRYKDEVIGVLEYINRRGDPPYRPFTPDEMDKAALCAEAIASLVNAYQSAKLFRDFGEKLLADDASFEVNEVREWLMGIRDSAEHREMMDLAVLLRELASRGEAERTLCREMLESFLRYSDGKSETSFLGF
- a CDS encoding VOC family protein, which encodes MTQEASEMAGYAGPGHGEFCWTEIASNDAAKCKEFYANVFGWTFKDSDAAGIFAYHEFSTGSGYPAGGLYEITPEMCPEGEPLPPPHLMTYIAVNDVDENAKLAVELGGKVLREPMDIPNTGRMAVIADPTGAIFATFKMQG